One Chanodichthys erythropterus isolate Z2021 chromosome 22, ASM2448905v1, whole genome shotgun sequence DNA window includes the following coding sequences:
- the LOC137012397 gene encoding uncharacterized protein: protein MGTGLSSEVRRSPSEERVAGLDGREMELDRREMELDRREKELERREKELERRAMKLDRREKKLDRGGTPVRRDSKEIDPPNMSGSGDKPPATT, encoded by the exons ATGGGGACAGGACTG TCATCTGAGGTGAGGAGATCTCCATCTGAGGAAAGAGTGGCAGGACTGGATGGAAGAGAGATGGAACTGGATAGAAGAGAGATGGAACTGGATAGAAGAGAGAAAGAACTGgaaagaagagagaaagaacTGGAAAGAAGAGCAATGAAACTTGATAGAAGAGAGAAAAAACTGGACAGAGGAGGGACACCTGTGCGACGTGACAGCAAAGAAATAGATCCTCCTAATA TGTCCGGAAGTGGGGACAAACCTCCAGCTACTACTTGA